Proteins encoded in a region of the Populus nigra chromosome 3, ddPopNigr1.1, whole genome shotgun sequence genome:
- the LOC133688917 gene encoding auxin response factor 19-like isoform X3, which yields MKVPSNGFLPNFAEGERKCINSELWHACAGPLVSLPPVGSLVVYFPQGHSEQVAASMQKETDFIPSYPNLPSKLICMLHNVTLHADVETDEVYAQMTLQPVSKYEKEALLASDMGLKQNRQPTEFFCKTLTASDTSTHGGFSVPRRAAEKIFPPLDFSMQPPAQELVARDLHDNTWTFRHIYRGQPKRHLLTTGWSVFVSTKRLFAGDSVLFIRDEKSQLLLGIRRANRQQPALSSSVISSDSMHIGILAAAAHAAANNSPFTIFYNPRASPSEFVIPFSKYNKALYTQVSLGMRFRMMFETEESGVRRYMGTITGISDMDPVRWKNSQWRNLQVGWDESTAGERPSRVSIWEIEPVVTPFYIYPPPFFRPKFPKQPGMPDDDSDVENAFKRAMPWLGDEFGMKDPPSSIFPGLSLVQWMSMQQNNQFPATQSGLFPSMVPSNALHNNLSTDDPSKVLNFQAPGLSPPSVQLNKTNPQNQVGQLPQPPMAWTQQQQLQQLLQTPINQQQTPINQQQPPYPHQQQQQQPISQQQQHQHWPQQQPQLQPPQIRQPPPQIQQHQQQQQIFQPPTLNDSVVAPNQIPNQNLQQPVVYSQLQQQQQLLASNTQSQSIPSANKSSYPLTSLPQDSQLHQQMEQQSNLSQRQQQQTQLQQSPLLLIQQNLSQRAQPQQQQQLQQLSQPSHSEQQLHFQLLQKLQQHQQLPSPASSVLQSQQLQQQQQQTHQQLQQSPLSHNQQPLGGSSFSTAALMQTQSFPMNQPQGLQKPPMAVRARSSITDGEAPSCSTSPSTNNCQISPQNFLNRNQLSPAMLMGDSVIEPASNLVQDLQNKSEIRVKNEFPSSRGLDQLKYKGAVTDQLEASSSGTSYCLDAGNIQQNFSVPTFGLDSDVQSHPRNSLPFASNIDALAPDTLLSRGYDSQKDLQNLLANYGGTTRDIETELSTAAISSQSFAVPNIPFKPGCSNDVAINDTGVLNNGLWTNQTNQTQRMRTYTKVQKRGSVGRSIDVTRYKGYNELRHDLARMFGIEGQLEDPQSSDWKLVYVDHENDILLVGDDPWEEFVSCVQSIKILSSAEVQQMSLDGDLGNVPVPNQACSGTNSGNVWRGQYDDNSAASFNR from the exons ATGAAGGTTCCTTCAAATGGCTTCTTGCCAAATTTTGCAGAAG GGGAAAGAAAATGCATCAATTCAGAGTTGTGGCATGCTTGTGCTGGGCCACTGGTTTCCTTGCCTCCAGTTGGAAGCCTCGTAGTTTACTTCCCTCAAGGCCACAGTGAGCAG GTTGCAGCATCAATGCAAAAGGAGACTGATTTCATACCCAGCTACCCCAACCTTCCTTCCAAGTTGATTTGTATGCTTCATAATGTCACATTGCAT GCTGATGTGGAAACTGATGAGGTCTATGCACAGATGACCCTTCAACCAGTAAGCAAA TATGAGAAGGAAGCACTGCTAGCGTCTGACATGGGGCTAAAGCAAAACAGGCAACCTACCGAGTTCTTCTGCAAAACTCTTACAGCCAGTGATACAAGTACTCATGGTGGATTTTCTGTACCTCGTCGAGCAGCTGAGAAGATTTTCCCTCCTCTA GACTTTTCAATGCAACCACCTGCTCAGGAGCTGGTGGCCAGAGATTTACACGACAATACATGGACGTTTAGGCATATTTATCGAG GGCAACCAAAAAGGCACCTGCTCACTACAGGTTGGAGTGTCTTTGTCAGCACAAAAAGACTTTTTGCTGGTGATTCTGTTCTTTTCATAAG AGATGAGAAATCACAGCTTCTCTTGGGTATAAGGCGTGCTAATAGACAACAACCAGCTCTCTCTTCATCAGTTATATCCAGTGATAGTATGCATATTGGAATTCTTGCTGCCGCAGCTCATGCTGCTGCAAACAACAGCCCATTCACTATATTCTACAATCCAAG GGCAAGCCCTTCTGAGTTTGTGATTCCCTTCTCCAAGTATAATAAAGCATTGTACACGCAAGTGTCACTTGGCATGAGATTTAGAATGATGTTTGAGACTGAAGAGTCAGGAGTCCGCAGATACATGGGTACAATCACTGGTATCAGTGATATGGATCCAGTGCGCTGGAAAAATTCGCAGTGGCGCAATCTTCAG GTTGGGTGGGATGAATCAACTGCAGGTGAACGGCCAAGCAGAGTTTCGATTTGGGAGATTGAGCCTGTTGTAACTCCTTTCTACATATATCCACCTCCGTTTTTCAGACCAAAGTTCCCTAAGCAGCCAGGGATGCCAG ATGACGATTCTGATGTAGAGAATGCTTTTAAGAGAGCCATGCCTTGGCTTGGAGATGAATTTGGCATGAAGGATCCCCCAAGCTCAATCTTTCCTGGTTTGAGCTTAGTTCAATGGATGAGCATGCAGCAAAATAATCAGTTTCCAGCTACTCAATCAGGATTATTCCCATCGATGGTTCCTTCCAATGCCCTGCATAATAATCTTAGCACTGATGATCCATCAAAGGTATTGAATTTTCAAGCCCCTGGCCTATCTCCTCCAAGTGTCCAACTTAACAAGACAAATCCACAAAACCAAGTCGGTCAGTTGCCTCAGCCACCAATGGCATGGACTCAACAACAGCAGCTGCAACAATTATTGCAGACTCCTATTAACCAACAGCAGACTCCTATTAACCAACAGCAGCCACCTTATCcccatcagcagcagcagcagcaacctaTTTCCCAACAGCAACAGCATCAGCATTGGCCACAGCAACAGCCGCAACTGCAGCCACCACAAATACGACAACCACCACCACAAATACAACAGcatcaacagcagcagcagattTTCCAACCACCTACACTCAATGACAGTGTGGTTGCCCCTAACCAAATTCCAAATCAGAATTTGCAGCAACCAGTTGTATACTCTCAgcttcagcagcagcagcagttaCTGGCAAGCAATACCCAATCCCAAAGCATACCTTCTGCTAATAAAAGTTCATATCCGCTGACCTCTTTACCACAAGACTCACAGCTTCATCAACAAATGGAGCAACAATCTAACCTCTCACAGAGACAACAGCAGCAGACTCAATTGCAACAGTCCCCTCTGCTGTTGATACAGCAAAACCTATCACAGAGGGCACAGccacagcaacagcaacaattGCAACAACTATCACAGCCCAGTCATTCTGAGCAACAGCTTCACTTTCAGTTACTACAGAAGTTGCAGCAGCATCAGCAGTTGCCCTCCCCCGCAAGCTCAGTTCTGCAGTCTCAGCAGCtacagcaacaacaacagcagACCCACCAGCAACTTCAGCAGTCACCTCTGTCACATAATCAGCAGCCACTTGGCGGTAGCAGCTTCTCAACAGCCGCACTTATGCAAACACAATCTTTTCCTATGAACCAGCCCCAAGGCTTGCAGAAACCACCTATGGCAGTTAGAGCACGTTCAAGTATTACAGATGGAGAAGCGCCATCTTGTTCAACCTCACCTTCCACTAATAATTGCCAGATTTCTCCACAAAATTTCCTGAACAGAAACCAACTATCTCCGGCCATGTTGATGGGTGATTCAGTTATTGAGCCTGCAAGTAATCTTGTTCAAGATCTCCAAAACAAGTCTGAAATTCGTGTCAAGAATGAGTTTCCCAGCTCAAGAGGTCTAGACCAACTAAAATATAAAGGTGCTGTGACTGATCAATTGGAAGCTTCCTCTTCCGGAACATCATATTGCCTAGATGCTGGTAACATCCAGCAGAATTTCTCAGTCCCAACCTTTGGCTTGGATAGTGATGTCCAGTCACATCCTCGAAACAGTCTTCCTTTTGCATCTAATATTGATGCTTTGGCACCCGATACTTTATTGTCAAGGGGATATGACTCTCAAAAGGATCTTCAGAACTTGCTTGCTAATTATGGTGGTACTACACGAGATATTGAGACCGAGTTGTCCACAGCTGCAATTAGCTCCCAGTCATTTGCTGTGCCAAACATACCTTTCAAGCCTGGTTGTTCGAATGACGTTGCCATCAATGATACTGGGGTTTTGAACAATGGATTGTGGACCAACCAGACCAACCAGACTCAACGGATGCGTACATATACGAAG GTCCAAAAGCGTGGCTCAGTTGGAAGATCTATTGATGTCACTCGTTATAAAGGTTATAACGAGCTGAGACATGATCTTGCCCGAATGTTTGGCATTGAAGGGCAACTAGAAGATCCACAAAGTTCAGACTGGAAACTGGTTTATGTTGATCATGAAAATGACATATTACTTGTTGGAGACGATCCTTGGGA GGAGTTCGTGAGCTGTGTTCAGAGCATAAAGATACTGTCATCTGCTGAAGTGCAACAGATGAGCTTGGATGGAGATCTTGGTAATGTGCCTGTTCCCAATCAAGCTTGTAGTGGCACTAACAGTGGAAATGTCTGGAGGGGGCAGTATGATGATAATTCAGCTGCCTCATTTAACAGATAA